The Macaca fascicularis isolate 582-1 chromosome 11, T2T-MFA8v1.1 genome includes a region encoding these proteins:
- the LOC107126647 gene encoding uncharacterized protein has translation MLLILLSVALLALSSAQNLHEDVGQEESPSLISEHQQGQPQQGGKKPQGPQSPPGNAQGPPQQGGNKPQGPPPPGKPQEPPKQEGKKPQGPPPPGKPQGPPKQGDKKPQGPPPPGKPQGPPQQGGNKPQGPPPPGKPQGPPQQGGNKPQGPPPPGRPQGPPQQGGNAQQAQPPPAGRPQGPPSAPQGGRPAGPPQGQSPQ, from the exons ATGCTGTTGATTCTGCTGTCAGTGGCCCTGCTGGCCCTGAGCTCAGCTCAGAACTTACATGAAG ATGTCGGCCAGGAAGAATCTCCCTCCCTAATATCAG aaCATCAACAAGGACAACCCCAACAAGGAGGCAAGAAGCCCCAAGGTCCCCAGTCTCCTCCAGGAAATGCACAAGGACCACCCCAACAAGGAGGCAACAAACCTCAAGGTCCCCCACCTCCAGGAAAGCCACAAGAACCCCCCAAACAAGAAGGCAAGAAACCTCAAGGTCCCCCACCTCCAGGAAAGCCACAAGGACCCCCCAAACAAGGAGACAAGAAACCTCAAGGTCCCCCACCTCCAGGAAAGCCACAAGGACCACCCCAACAAGGAGGCAACAAACCTCAAGGTCCCCCACCTCCAGGAAAGCCACAAGGACCACCCCAACAAGGAGGCAACAAACCTCAAGGTCCCCCACCTCCAGGAAGGCCACAAGGACCACCCCAACAAGGAGGCAATGCCCAGCAGGCTCAGCCACCTCCTGCTGGAAGGCCCCAGGGACCACCATCCGCTCCTCAAGGGGGCAGACCCGCTGGACCTCCCCAGGGACAGTCTCCCCAGTAA